A segment of the Zingiber officinale cultivar Zhangliang chromosome 8B, Zo_v1.1, whole genome shotgun sequence genome:
TAGAAACTTCATGATGTTGGAGACATTAGTAAACTCCCCACAGAATGCtatacaaaatttaatttttaatgccaAGGAATATGAAGCCACCATGAAACTTCATGTAACCTCTTCCCTTGTTCTACTTGTAGCAGAAACATAGCACAAGAAAATCTTAGAAAGAGGGgtagtattaaaaaaataattgaagaTGCTATATATATCTTCAAAGATgactaataaattttataattggATATGTAAAATCCATTCGAGTTGAAGCGATGAGTCATAAAAAGAGACCAAAGATAACTTAACATAATTTAAGGTAAGATAAAGCATATGGATACTATTAATGAGATAGCCTTTACATAAAGTTGGAGATCCGTAGTGCCAAATCCAAATAGTTGATAATCATAGTTTTGTTTGTTGATGTTGTTTGGTTGTACAAGAGAAGTATATAATCTATGTAGAGACTCCAGTAAAATGTTTATAGACAAATATGAGAACTTACATATGATATTCCAGAGGGTTCAATCATGTATAACTGAGGTCCCTCTCTGTCATAACCACCAAGAATAATCCCACAGCCAAAAGGTCTACAACAGCAAGACAAACATTGTCATCATGCATATGATAATCTTCAGAAATAAGCACCAAAAATCAAGGGAGTATAATCCTACCTGAGCCACCAATAGAGTGTACAAAGATGAACATAACTTGCAACACGATCTGCAAGCTCCTTGACAGGTATGGGTTCCCCGTATACTCTGCACATGTTGTAGAAATTGAAATGTATGTCAAACGGCTAATGTTATTTCCATATAATGTGTGAAAAGTTGCATAGTGAATCTTTAGAATCAATTAGTTAATGCAGATACTAATTAATTAAAAGATGAATAATATATTTACATTACATGTAGCATCTTAATTATTGTCTATATGAACTTATAGGATCAGTTCTTTACAGACCTCTCATAACTTGCTGCTTCAGATTTTGCTCGTGCAACAATTTGCCTACCATCAGCTGCTAAGCCAGCCACAGCCTGCATTCACAGTCACAGTGACTTGAGCCTCTAAAAGAATTACCATCATGTGATTAAAGAATTTTTGCAAGTTATATTAATTGAATACAGAATGGTGTGTGTGCACTGGATTATTAAATGGCTATACCAAAGAACCTTGCTCTGAATAATTTGAATTAGAACTATTCCCCAAtgattactctttttttttttttggtaatccAAGGTATCTAGGCCTCTGGTCCAACTAGTCTTGGAGGTGGACTGCCCGGCCCCATAGACCGGCCACTAGGTAAATTCAGAAAGCGCAAGTGGGTCCTGGCATGGCACCCCAGCATCACCTGTGGTTCAAACTCTGTAAGAAATGACCAGCATGAGATTTGAATCCTCGTTGCATGGGAATCATCCTTGCCGCTTACCACCGCATTGTGCCCCGTGGGGCCCTCAATGATTACTCTTGAATATAATATAAGTGAGAAATATATGTAAGTGAAACATGCCACTAGAAAAATTTTGCTGAGACAAAAAGAAGCACATAGTATACTGGataattctttttccatgccCTAGAACTTACTTGGAGACATAACCATTGTCAaggtgaaaataaaattttgtcaACAACACAGAATGGTTACAGTTCCATCACACCAATAATAGTACAGAATGAGATAATTATAAATCAGATTTTGAACCAAGAGTATGCCAATGTAAAAAGTAAGCATGTTGTTTTTTGGTATATTTAGAAAATCATTATGGTAAATAcactatgttgatgatatgaagACAACTAGTGACAGTTTAACCATCTTATCATGAAACATACATAGCAATGAGAATTGCCAGCAAAAAACAAGTtattataaagaaacaaattaaTTCTATTATTTTCATGATTTATCAATCatcaatacaacaacaacaatcaatttTTATCCCACTAGTTGGGGTCGGCTATTCCTTTTACGTCATCGAGCTCTATCtcatactatatcatcatctatacttaaatacattttattttattttattattactaaccaagtcttttttggtcttcctctttctcatttgatatgcatgtttgtcatagtttcatattGCCTAACtaaagcatttattggtcgtctaagtacatgcccgtaccatcttaaacatatcttttggagttttccctcaatagatacaactccgactttctctctaatgcttttATTCCTATTATGTtcattctcgtatgtccacacatccaccttaaaatcctcattttagcaactctcatcttctgctcatgtgctcgagtcatagcccaacattcagctccatacaacatagtaggtctaattacggttttgtagaattttcttttaagttttagaggtactttacagtTACATAAAACAtccgacgctctcctccattttgaCCATCCtacttatattctatgtaagacatctctcttaatccctccatcattttgatgatcctaaatatctaaagctctCAGTTCTaggcaactcgtcatctcctatcttaacaattatctcattatgtctaatattgctaaatttaaatttcatatattctgtctttattctactaagtctaAAACTTTTCTCTTCTAGTATTTCTCACACAGattttagtttagcatttactcctttacgtgtctcatctaccaaatcaatatcatctacaaacaacatgcaccacggtataattagcgtaaaaagatagggacttagaactgatccttgatgtaaccctatctttattgaaaatgtttCAGTTACTCCGCATGAAGTCTTTATCGTTACGTCCTTGtgcatatccttaattaattcaatatatgttatgttaacacctctcttttctagaattttccatataatttctcttgagactctatcataagctttttctaaatcaatgaatacatgtgtagatcttatttttttgctcccgatatttttcaattaattgtctaagaaaatGTATAGTTTCTATTTCCGACCATCCAagcataaacccaaattgattttcggtcattgagatctccttccttaatctttttttgtattactttttcctaaagtttcatggtaaaactcattagtttaataccctatagtttgcacaattttatacgtctctcttgttcttatacaagggaactagagtacttatcctccattgatcaggtatttttttcgttttcaatagcatgttaaataattttgcaagttattcaataccttatttccctaggcacttccatacctctatcggaatatcatctgacCCAACGGCTTTTTTATTGTGCATCTtatttaaagcttgttttacttctgaagtttgaattctacgataaaaatttaaatttctatactcatttgacctacttaaattacctaagtaaagttgatcacctaaatcttcattaaaaagttgataaaaatacctctCTCACCgcttttttatttctccatcgtttacttgTACCCTATTACAttaatctttaatacattttatttgaataagatttcttgttttcctttcacttactttagctattctataaatgtcacTTTCCCCTTCTAttgtatctaattttttatataatcattcaaaagtttcatttttttgcttcattcactactttcttcgcttctttcttggctattatatattttttaagttttcctcgttcttacaaatatataattccttataagctattcgtttttccttcactttctcttatactttctcattccaccatcaagattccttacttagtggtgcatgtcctttTGGCTTActaagtacactcttagctactattttcaactttgatatcatcttatcccatgtcctattagagtcaccgtatatttcatctaatgcttgtacttctaccttctccttagaTATaatttgcttcccatcctttaactttcaccatttaattttaggagtcgtatatattttctttctattaatattatatttgagGCATATATTCAacacactactaacctatgttaggTATTTAAGCTTTTTCCGgggatgaccttgcaatctttacaaatttttctatccttcttcttaactataagaaaatcaatttgtcatttattattcccacttatGCACGTGACTAaatgtttttctcttttcttaaaaaatgtaatagccaatataaggtcatatgttattgcaaaatctaatataattttcccattctcatttttcattccaaactcataacccccatgtactctctcatatttctcatttttcactccaacaTGCTTATTTAGATCGCCTCTTATTAAAATCAATTCATTTGGCAaaatgttttgtaatatttcatctaagtcatcccaaaaccttgatttagtagcttcatctaatcctacatgcgatgcatatacactaattatgttaATAGTTTCTTTcatcactattatcttaagggttataattttatccccttttctaactattcctacaacttcatcttttaacgaactatctacaacaatacctacttcatttcttgctttactctttttttatgtatcataacttaaaacccgagttctctatcaattTTGCCTTTTCGCCTactcattttgtctcttgtacagacaaaatactaattcttctcctaatcatcatatattATCTCAATTGATTTAGGGTTCCTATTTTTGTATAttctaaatcttagattattagttttcctacatatttgttcttatccaatatATGGTGTGAGAAATTTTGCCAATTTAACGCTATACCTAAGTTCTCATGAAAATGTAGCGGTCATTGCCGATACGTTACCGTCGGACCCTACAATGCGAACTCTGGCATATTTAGATGTAGCAGTCTTTGCTGagatgttacagtcggacccCGCAATGTGTTCCTTCTagagaacaacctagcattagtacaatagtttaatggatccattcattgaatatgTCATAGTTTTAATGCTAGTTGGTAACCTAACACAACCCTCCTCTTTTATCAATCATCAATGAACGGTATAAAATACAAAGCATACATATAAAGAAATTATCACATCAAGTATCCGCAAAATAACTCTAGTTCATTAAAAAAGCATCAGTGACGTaaaataacaaatacaaataTTGGAGGTATTATATAATGTATTTCAAATGGAAACAAAATCAACTTTGTAATAACCATGCCCCATAGGATAATTCCAATATCAATCACGCATATCATTGCAAGTGTGTAGTTAATCAGTTCGAGTTGCATTCTTATTTCATATTTTCCTGATATTACTATCAAGTATTAGCATGATATAAGTACATTGCAACAAGGAACTCatcttgaaaattttcaaatttcataAATACACAGACTATTTGATGGAACATTAACGATGTTCACCACCATTACACTTAAAGATGCTGCACCCTGGCATTTTTATAACCAGGTTTTGAGCACTATCACAATCAGGGGAAGACATGAAGCACAAGTATATAATTGTGATTACCCGTGCAATACAAATAGATAACCCTCATAAGAATATAATTCCAAGTGAATTGGCAGATCATCAATCAACTTCTTCCTCACACCAGACATAATTAATCAAGAAATGTGATGTCCATTCTTAACCAAAAAGTAAGGCTAAGAGTTCACATATTTAAAATTAAAGATCATACAAGGAAATGTAAAGTCAGTATCAATATCTGGTCCATCTACCCATGACCCACAATGACATGGTTGAAGTAAATAGTTCCAACTACAGCAAAATTATAATTTGTCGATGCTTTATTTTACTGGCATTTCAAAAAGCATCAAATTGTACTGAGGTATCAATCATTTGCCAATGCGGAGTTTTTCCCCTAGGCACGGCAACAATACCATTTGCTGAGTTGGTAGAAAAAAGTTCAACACCACGATTACTGAATCTTTTTTGATTCTCTACAGAGCATATTACAACTCTGTTAATCTTGCATGCCGGCACATAATAGTGTGGGCAATGGGATGATTTAACGTCAGTAAACTGTATTTTTTTGCTGTAGTGGATCCACACGCCACTTCTTGTAGTTGCAGCCAACATGACTGATCAGGCTTTATCAAGTTAATGTAATCACTATAAGCATCCCACCTCCTTTCACCGAGAAAGCTAAACTCCATATGCTCAAACACGACTAAAATACAAGAAAGATTTATATCTGTGGTACAGAAAGCGAATGATGAACCCACTTAACATGTGTAAGCTTACCATGCCAGAATGGCGGTGAACCGCATGGATCCTCCGGTTGGATCCCGCTAACATCATCTTCGATGAAATCAACTTCTCCACACCCTAATTCCCAGCAAACATCAATCCACTACTCACGAACAACATGAGGACAGAAAACAAAAACCAAGTTCTCAGAAACATACCATCACGATTCCATCCTTACATTTGATTCCAATCACAGTCCTGCGACGCCCAAGAAAAATAGAAGCAATAAAAACAACTTTACCTTAGACAAACACCCAAAACGATAAACACCCTAGAACTGGATCgagggaaaatctagagaaaggAGGAGAAAGGGAAGGGAGTGGAGCGAACCCACTATTGTCGACAGCTTTGGCAGCGTACTCGATCTGAAAGACTCTCCCATCGGGCGAAAATGTGGTGACAGAGAGATCATAGCCTGTGCCGATGCTACTCATCGCGCTAAGCCTCCTCCGATCGCTACGCCTTCGAGATCAAATTGGCTTGCGAGAGCAAGTACTTTGTGGCCGAACTCCGAAGGGTTTCGTACTTTCGTGCGGCACAAGAGATATATAAAGAGCATCAGTATGCTTCTGGACGGGTCTGTTAAGACCTTACTACGATTTGAAATTTATTACAGTCCGACGGTTCTAAACTCGGTTCCACCTGATTCTTAATTTTAACGTTTTAGTTCAGGATTTAggatttttgatttaattaataatatatcacagttaaagattattatattaaaaattaaaattttaaaatttattttaaaaaataacttataGTAACTTAAATTGTCtatatattcttttaaattataaataaatcaaagtctacgtagttcttttatatttttatccttttatatCGGACGTTGTTACTTACTTTTATTTTCCGTTCACATTATATTCATTCTTTTGGTATCAAAATCTTCGATTTCGTCATCTAAAAATTACATtcctttaaatattttatcagcTCCGATCTAATCGTCGAATAATGCTTGGACTTCTAATGAATCGAGAGATAAAGTCGATCGTCGTTCATTTGATATGTTACCGTCAGCACTGAATGTCTAATCCACAATACTAGTTAATACTGGACAAACTAAAATTTCTTTAACGATCGTGAAGAGGGACGGGAAAACTTTGAGCCTCTATGACCATTACTTTAGGATACCAAAATTTTCACTATTTGctttattaaaatcaaaataaatcgtaaaataattcttaagTTTCTATATGATAACTTAAGGATCCTAGTAAATATTTTGTTTGTTCTTTCAATAAAAGTTGTGCTTTGTAAATTTAAATTACTATTAGTAGTTTATTGTGGTTTggaaatattaatttgtattccatattttacataataatatataatataaataaattataatattatataatattaactatatcaataaaaataaaaattaaatggaattaaagcatcataatacaaaatacaaaagTTAACATATCTactaaaatttctaatttaaatcatttaatttttatatctaaTATGTAAAAACACAAAGATTTAATATTAAttattcatttaaaactaatattatGCTAGAAAAATTCTTTAAAGCTAAATAATCAGTGAGATAATAAACACTAAAAAGTTATTCAGTTACattgttaaatatttttaatatttcacaaatattatcataaatattttattgttgtaaaaataaatatatattagtattaattttttatgtaaaatatgaatataataaaattttatattgaaatgaatcttataataattaatatgttgaattccaacattCTACTAGGGTGGAAAAAGAGCAGGGATCTCCTGGTCCGTAAATTACGGACCAGGGGATGATCCACTGATctggacctttgatttgaatggacCCCATCTTTAAATAAGTAGGGttcattcaaatcaaaggtccacATGTAGTGGATCATCCCCTGGTCCGCAATTTATGGACCAGGAGATCTGCTCCCGTGGAAAAATTTTTAATCCCATTTCCttagttttacaaaatttatCATATTGTTTTATTATAGATGGATACaaccataaataaaaaattacaatcataattggtttaatatgattttctaaaaattttaatctatCTTGTAcacaaaaatttaaaacatattaTACATAacgaatttaaaaaataaaccgtCAATATAAGATTGATAGACAAATTTTAGATATGTTAGACAAGTAGTATTAGTATTAGAACTagtattatctaatgatattaaaaatattttatgagttaatctatatttttctaaaattaaacataataattgtgtgatGTTATAAGCAGCATGTGATTAATAAAAAACTCTATGAGTGTGTttgattcaagttatcatgtataaccttgttTATGTGATTAGAGAAAAAATATAGAACCAAATATTGTATTATTCAACTTAAGTAATggaacaaaaacttatttgtttaaaggttttaatgaataacctaatttaatattttactatacatattattattattatttaaattcgataatttttaatatttttttactttttattttttcatgtttttctttatttttatgtgttttttttattttttattttaattttttatgatttttctttaaaaaaatattttttttttacttttttatttttatttcatttttacttcttttttttattttttttccctattttttactttttaattttttttactttttttaatttttttaaaaacatttacctttttctattatttatttattttttacatttttaattatttttattattatttacgtttttccttttttttctttttaatgttttttttatttcttaggtcatttttcttttttaaagttattttattttattttttatcctttttcattttcttaaCATCGGTACTTCCTAGTATTTCGGATGTCGGAAGGTACTTGGTCTTATTATCAATGGATTGAATATTGGAGTTCTTATGTGAATTTACTATTTCCTTTCCCCTTCGAGATTGAAATGATGAACCTCTATGACCTCCTCCCATTATAGTTGAAAgttggaaataaaagtgcataAAAATATAGGCTAAGAGTTGAAAACGTATAGAGAATGTGAAATTGAGAATGAGTAGACAAAATGTGTGTGTAAATGATGAAATAAACTTTCTATTaatatttatagagtttggatagtaaCAAACACTAAATCATAGTTAATATGACATATAATGGAAGACCCTGGTAACATGGGAGGTTAATAATCAAGATGACGTCACAGTCAAAAGTCAAAGAGAGGTGGCAGTCAAAGCTGGGAAGTTCTTGGCTTGGTCCCAAAAGGAAAGCAACTGTTAAGGCTATGAAGGTCATCTGGGACTTGGCTCTCCCACCTCATAAGCATGCTCTCGATATACTCCCGATCAGTTTCTTAGCTGGTCGGACCCCAGGGCTCAGTCCCCTCGCTTCTCCTAGGCACTGCTCCAAGTTACACCCAGTCGAATTCTTAGCTGGTCGGGCCCAGAACTCATTTCCCTCACTTCTCCTAGGAATCACCCCATGCTACTCCCGGTCGGTTTCTTAGCTGGTCGAGCCCTAGGGCTTAGTCCCCTCACTTCTCCTAGACACCACTCCAATCAACTCTCGGTCAATTTCTTAGCTAGTCGGGCCCCTAAGGTTCAGTCTCCTCACTTTTCTTGGGCACCACCCCAGGCTACTATCGATCGACTTCTTAGCTAGTTGGGCTCTAGGACTTAGTCCTCTCACTTTTCTTGGACACTGCTCCAGTCAACTTCTGATCAATTTCTTAGTTGGTCGTGTCTCCAAAGCTCAGTCCTCTCACTTCTCCTAAGCATCGCCCCAGAGTACTCTCGGTTGGCTTTTTAGCTGGTTGGGCCCTTGGGACTCAGTCCTCTCACTTCTCTTGAGCATCGCTCTAGTCAACTCCCGGTTGGCTTCTTAGCTGGGCAGTCCCTCTGGGCTCAATCCCCCTCATTTCTCCTGAGCACCGCTCTAGTCAACTCTCGATCGGTCTTCCAGGGCTCAATCCCCTCATTTCTCCTGAGCACCACCCCAGTCAACTCCTAGTCGTCCCCAACGCTTGTCAGATTATTATCAGGAGGCAATACTATCAGAGAATCTCAacaacttgtcagagaataacgaCTATTCATTAGGGAATATTTCAATACTCGGTCACTTGCATAAGGCGGAACCTTCCTTTACCCAATGGGAATTCGTCGTACTTCATCCATCACCCGACATACCCTGACACCTAACATTCTCTGATACCTCATTATtgtggaggttatgagaggtagCATAAAAAAGAAGATCATCTCCGTTGACCAAGTA
Coding sequences within it:
- the LOC122017503 gene encoding proteasome subunit alpha type-3 is translated as MSSIGTGYDLSVTTFSPDGRVFQIEYAAKAVDNSGTVIGIKCKDGIVMGVEKLISSKMMLAGSNRRIHAVHRHSGMAVAGLAADGRQIVARAKSEAASYERVYGEPIPVKELADRVASYVHLCTLYWWLRPFGCGIILGGYDREGPQLYMIEPSGISYRYFGAAIGKGRQAAKTEIEKLKLSEMTCREGVIEVAKIIFGVHDEAKDKAFELEMSWVCDESNRQHQKVPDELLEQAKAAAKAALEEMDAD